tgtgtgccaaaatatttataaccTACTACTAGACTATAAACCAAAGTTTGCTTGCTTGTAGATGTGTTCATTAATTATAAACAGAAATAAGTATGTTTCTATACATACTGACCCCCAACCCCTCCTCTGACAAAACTCTGTTACCTGGGGAAAGTTTTCAGAATACATTAAACAATTTGATTTTGGCCTTAAGTATTAAGCGGACTTGGCTTGCCATACTCAGGTATTCACTTTACTAGGTGTTTCTTTTATGATATTGTAGTAGGATAAAACACACAAAACAAAAGGTAACAAATTAATAGTTTGTCATTTATTccactaaaataaatataaaattatgtttaaaattgatttaatataatattgcaTATTATCAATTTAAGTTTTAAGACATTTGCTGCAGCACGCCTACCTGTCCAATATGGTTATGCTGTTACAGAATTTTTGGTAAAACTAATACtcaacattttataattaagCACCcgtattattgatttttatttatcttttttttatctcCTGCGTGTCTaccatatacagtactttatctTTTATTGgtaattgaataattaaattaaaggcCAACATCAACTTCTTGAGACAGGCTGCTTTGTTGAATCGCCAGAACTCGCTTTGATATCCAACACCTGTTTAACAGTTGGAGTGTACATTTCCCGTAAAACCACTTTCAAGCATTCGTCCGTTGCTATTGCTGACAAACCCCAAACTTTGTGCGCACCTCCTAGAAATACCGGCATAGTGTATGTGAAGCTTGATTGTGTGGGCGTTGCAGGTTCTCGAAAACGGGTATAACGGGTGAACAGTGGATCTGAAAGGACAGCGATGGGGATGCTGAATATACTTGTAACctgtatatacaaaaaaaagtacaaagaaTTTGATTGGTGAAAAGTTCTATAGCAGAAAACACTGCTTTTGATTGGTGGGATGTTTCAAAAcagaacattattattatttgtctgTTAATTAGGATATTTCATAACAGCAAATACTGCGGAAGGTTCTATATAGAAAACactgatttgattggtggaatgtattgttttttaaaaaatgctgTTATTTGATGGAATGTTGTGGAATGTTTCATAACCGAAAACACTGTTATTTGATTGGTAGaatttttcataaaataaaatactgttattTGATTGGAGGAATGTTTCATAATTAGCAAATGCTGTTATTTGATTGGTGGAATGTTTCATAACAGAAAACCGTGTTATTTGATTGGTGGAATGTTTCATAACAGAAAACCCTGTTATTTGATTGGTGAAATGTTTCATAACAGAAAGCCCTGTTATTTGATTGGTGAAATGTTTCATTAGCAAATGCTGTTGTCTGATTTGTTTTTACCCTCACTCACCTCTGATTGATTAAATTTTACTTGATCCAATTCAATTTTTCCTATGTTACATAAAACTGGAGTTACTGCAATTGTCTTGGTctgttgaaataataaaaaaaaaaaaaaaacagagggtgaaaagttagccattgtttttttttagaccATTGTTACAGGGCCTTTAGGATGGTGCTATTTATTATAACATCCCGGTATTGTGTGGTAGTATTACATCAAAAGTACATACATAGTCTGGAATAGGGTTTAGCTTTCCCCAGACTTCCACAGAGCTTGGCAGGATATCTATCTCCTCATGCATTTCTCTCAGACCAGTTGAAATGATGTCAGCATCACCTTCCTGCCATTTACCTCCTGGAAAACTGAAAAACAAAGAGAGAATGGAAAATAATTACTCGCTTACCAATTCCAAAGTattgggttcaaatcctgtccaATGGCAGTTGTTGTTCTGAGAGACATCATGTATGCTACAGAGAATCCTAACTGTATGACTGCATCAGGATTATGACATTTTAATTAGATATAATGGTCAAGTTCAGGTTTACTTGCGCTAATGCACAGCTAGAGGCGAGACTATCTTTAGGGCTAGGTtcaaccatggacctataaattagaagTCCATGGTTCAACTAAtgataatgcacttgtcaattgtattgCCCACTTTGTGACCCCTTTCATTTGTACAATGTGCatcataccttatgaataccatgatTCACCcctgtttaaaaaatgtgacttacctttaggtgaccatgacgcatcCATTTTGATGCACTGttaccatgttgtttatgatatgatgggtgggtggtaaagtgacggacattgacacaccattgttcattgatgtgacgtaccatctactGTAGGTTTTTTGATGCACCCCagtgtaaataattatttgtaatgacGCTTCCATGACGCGGGTCGTGTGGGtcacaattgacaagtgcatataAGCGTTGCCGTGTCCTGGACTAACCCTAAAGACAATCTCGGTGTGATAAAGTGCAGTAGCGTCGATTGACCTACCTAACTTGACCTCTATGAGATTTAAGCTCTGTTGACCTTAGTGTGAATAAGATGGATGGTTGATTGTTCACTGTACACATTGGGATACAAACGGCTGCGTTTAATTTCAACCCTTTCAACATTCTTCTTAGAGGATGTACTTGGTCCATTATCTTTATTGCTCTTTCTTTATTATTTGACGAGAAAACATTTTCTGGTATCCAAGAAGAGGATGTTCTGTTGCTATAGTGACAACTACGCATGGAAAAGACAACTTGATACCGAAGTGACCGGTACATGCTTGCAAACgttaaattttattgtaaataaatccTAAGATGCATGGTTGAacctgataaataaaataaaaataatcattaatatagtaaattagttgaaaacagcaaattaaTTAAACGTTTGAAGACGGTGTTCTTTCTGAGTGCTATATTAAGATGTCAACGACTAGGCCACTTCTACTCTactaataaaattatattagttagtaattactaataataattattacattaataatactgaAATTGCACAGCTGGTTTACCACACTGGCACCGTACTTGCCACACCCCTGCCAACAGTCACAAGCTATATGCAAAATAGTGCAGGTACTCTTTATCAGGATAtcctagttaggcctactactagcctactaaagctactactgtactactgcCTACTGTACTGAAGTACCAGGGAGGTAGGTCCCTCCCTGGTACTAtctggtagtaggcctagctagagtagtAGTACATACAAGTACCTCCTCCCATGGAGTATGctcctccaccaccaccactactAATAATACCTGCGCTGtca
This is a stretch of genomic DNA from Antedon mediterranea chromosome 3, ecAntMedi1.1, whole genome shotgun sequence. It encodes these proteins:
- the LOC140043351 gene encoding mitochondrial coenzyme A diphosphatase NUDT8-like; protein product: MYRSLRYQVVFSMRSCHYSNRTSSSWIPENVFSSNNKERAIKIMDQVHPLRRMLKGLKLNAAVCIPMCTVNNQPSILFTLRSTELKSHRGQVSFPGGKWQEGDADIISTGLREMHEEIDILPSSVEVWGKLNPIPDYTKTIAVTPVLCNIGKIELDQVKFNQSEVTSIFSIPIAVLSDPLFTRYTRFREPATPTQSSFTYTMPVFLGGAHKVWGLSAIATDECLKVVLREMYTPTVKQVLDIKASSGDSTKQPVSRS